From the genome of Pseudomonas sp. PDM14:
CAAGTGGCCCAACGACGTTCTCGCGGGCGGTCGAAAAATCGCGGGCATTCTCATCGAGATCGCGGGGGATCCGGCGGGATCCTGCCAGGTTGTCATCGGCATTGGTATTAACGTCAATATGCGGTCTGGCGAGGCAGAGATAGATCAACCTTGGACGTCGCTGCGTAATGACCGGGGTGTATTGATCGATCGCAGTGCGCTGGTGTTGAGCTTGAGCCGTCAGCTTGCGCGTTATCTCGATTTGCATTGTTGCGAAGGTTTTGCGGCGCTCCAGGGTGAGTGGGAGTCGGTGCATTTATGGCAGGGGGCTGCAGTTACTCTTGTTTCCGGTTTGCAGCGGATAGAGGGGCGTGTTCTCGGGATCGATAAGCAGGGTGCGTTGCGTCTCGATGTGATGGGAGAGGAGCGGCAGTTCAGTGGTGGCGAGTTGAGCCTGAGGTTGCGCAATGATTCTTGAGTTGGACTGCGGCAATAGTCTGATCAAATGGCGAGTGCTCCGCGCTGGCGGCAATGTTCTGGCGGGAGGTGTTGTCGACTCCGCGGCGGAATTGCTGGAGGTTGTTATCTCCGTGGGGGATTGTCAGCTGCATGCATGCCGACTGGTGAGCGTGCGCAGCGAGGCTGAAACGAATGAGCTTATTGCAAGCATCGGGCATGCTTTTGCCATTCCGGTGTCTGCGGCCTCTCCGGCGGGCGAGCTCGGAGGTGTGCGCAATGGCTATGAAGAGCCGCAGCGCCTCGGGCTAGATCGCTGGTTGGCGCTTGTCGGTGCCTATCAGTTGTCTCCCGGTAATTGCCTGGTTCTTGATCTCGGCACGGCAGTAACGTCTGATTTTGTTACCGCTACTGGCGATCACCTCGGAGGGTATATCTGTCCAGGAGTGCCTCTGATGCGTAATCAGCTGCGCACCCATACTCGCCGGATTCGTTACGACGATGCTGCGGCAGAGCAGGCCCAGACTACCCTGGCTCCAGGCCGGTCTACAGTCGAGGCGGTCGAGCGGGGTTGTTCGCTGATGTTGCGTGGTTTCGTGCTGACCCAATTGGACGTTGCGCGAGTACATTGGGGCGAGGATTTTGCGGTCTATCTGACGGGTGGTGATGCGTCGCTTGTCAGTGAAATGTTGCCCCAGGCACATCTGGTTTCCGATCTGGTTTTTGTCGGGTTGGCGCTTGCCTGCCCTTTGTCCTGAGGCTCGCTCATGCGCTGGTTGTTTCTGCTTCTGCTGGTTCTGAACCTCTTCTATTACGTCTGGCATCAGCAGCAGGCTCCATTACGCGCCAAAGAGGTGGAGCCCATGGCGCAGTATCGTGGCGCGCAGCAGGACATTCGTCTCCTTAGTGAGTCGGGCAGGGAGGGTGTGCGGCGTGAGGTGCCGGATGCCGCTGTCTCGGCAGCGACGGAGACATGCTTGTTTCTCGGCAGCTTTCAGCAGGACTCCGCGGCGCGGGAGGTCGAGCAGCGGCTGATGTCTCTGGATATCGGCGCCGAGGTTAAGGCTGTTGATGCGGCGGCGGGCCTGGATTACTGGGTCTATCTTGCGCCGCTGGCCTCTCGCCAGGCATCGCTTCGCCAGCTCAAGGAGCTGCAGGCGCGCAAGATCGATAGCTACATCATTACTCAGGGGGATCTGGCCAACGGCATTTCGCTTGGCATCTTCCCGCGTAGTGATTCTGCGCAAAGTGTCATGCAGCGTTTGCGGGATGCCGGATACGAGCCGCTGCTGCGTGAGTTGACGCGGGCGCAGCGCAGTTTCTGGGTGCGTATTGCGCCGCAGAGTCGGCGATTGGCCGATGATGTTCTGCTTCAACAATTGGCTTCGGACTTCAAGAATCTGCAGCATCAATTAATGCCGTGCGAAGGCGTTGCAACTGACCGTTAGTTTGCATAGAATGGCGGCCGCTTTGCGGGGGAGGCTCCGCAGGGTTGCTGTCAAATAGCGCTAACCTCAAGTTTTTAATGAGGAATTGCTTGACAGTAGGGTGGCATGCAATGACAATGCCGCCTCGTTTTGGAGGGGTTCCCGAGCGGCCAAAGGGATCAGACTGTAAATCTGACGTCATCGACTTCGAAGGTTCGAATCCTTCCCCCTCCACCAGATTAAGCGTGAGCTGCAAGCTCCGCGGGCATAGTTCAGTGGTAGAACCTCAGCCTTCCAAGCTGATGATGCGGGTTCGATTCCCGCTGCCCGCTCCAGTTTGTTGTTTGTGCAAACGTGTTTCGCTCATGTAGCTCAGCTGGTAGAGCACACCCTTGGTAAGGGTGAGGTCAGCGGTTCAAATCCGCTCATGAGCTCCACTTTAACAAAGGCAGATATGCAGATATCTGCCTTTGTTTTAATGGCGGCGTGACTCGCTCAAATATTTGATGGGAGACGGTCAAGATGGCTAAAGAAAAGTTCGAACGTAACAAACCGCACGTCAACGTAGGCACCATCGGTCACGTTGACCACGGTAAAACCACTCTGACCGCTGCTCTGACCCGCGTTTGCTCCGAAGTGTTCGGTAGCGCCCGTGTCGACTTCGACAAGATCGATAGCGCCCCGGAAGAAAAAGCTCGCGGTATCACCATCAACACCGCGCACGTAGAGTACGACTCCTCTGTTCGTCACTACGCGCACGTTGACTGCCCGGGTCACGCTGACTATGTGAAGAACATGATCACTGGTGCTGCCCAGATGGACGGCGCGATCCTGGTTTGCTCCGCTGCTGACGGCCCGATGCCGCAGACTCGCGAGCACATCCTGCTGTCCCGTCAGGTAGGTGTTCCGTACATCGTTGTCTTCCTGAACAAGGCTGACATGGTTGACGACGCCGAGCTGCTGGAGCTGGTCGAGATGGAAGTTCGTGACCTGCTGTCCACCTACGACTTCCCGGGCGACGACACTCCGATCATTATCGGTTCCGCTCTGATGGCTCTGAACGGCCAAGACGACAACGAAATGGGCACCAGCGCTGTGAAGAAGCTGGTTGAAACTCTGGATAGCTACATTCCAGAGCCGGTTCGTGCCATCGATAAGCCGTTCCTGATGCCGATCGAAGACGTTTTCTCGATCTCCGGACGCGGTACTGTAGTTACCGGTCGTGTAGAGCGCGGTATCGTCAAGATCCAGGAAGAAATCGAAATCGTTGGTCTGCGTGACACCACCAAGACCACCTGCACCGGCGTTGAAATGTTCCGCAAGCTGCTCGACGAAGGTCGTGCTGGCGAGAACTGCGGTGTACTGCTGCGCGGCACCAAGCGTGACGACGTAGAGCGTGGTCAGGTTCTGGCCAAGCCGGGCACCATCAAGCCGCACACCAAGTTCGAAGCTGAAGTGTACGTTCTGTCCAAAGAAGAAGGTGGTCGTCACACTCCGTTCTTCAAAGGCTACCGTCCGCAGTTCTACTTCCGTACCACTGACGTGACCGGTTCGTGCGAACTGCCGGAAGGCGTTGAGATGGTAATGCCGGGCGACAACGTGAAAATGGTTGTCACCCTGATCAAGCCGATCGCCATGGAAGACGGCCTGCGTTTCGCGATTCGCGAAGGCGGCCGTACCGTTGGTGCCGGCGTGGTTGCCAAGATCGTCGAGTAATCGGTTGATCTGACTCAGTCAGGCCGGCATAATGGTCGGCCTGACTTCGTTTTAGGCCAGTAGCTCAATTGGCAGAGCGGCGGTCTCCAAAACCGCAGGTTGGGGGTTCGATTCCCTCCTGGCCTGCCAGATTCCTGATAATGCGGAT
Proteins encoded in this window:
- a CDS encoding pantothenate kinase; translation: MILELDCGNSLIKWRVLRAGGNVLAGGVVDSAAELLEVVISVGDCQLHACRLVSVRSEAETNELIASIGHAFAIPVSAASPAGELGGVRNGYEEPQRLGLDRWLALVGAYQLSPGNCLVLDLGTAVTSDFVTATGDHLGGYICPGVPLMRNQLRTHTRRIRYDDAAAEQAQTTLAPGRSTVEAVERGCSLMLRGFVLTQLDVARVHWGEDFAVYLTGGDASLVSEMLPQAHLVSDLVFVGLALACPLS
- the tuf gene encoding elongation factor Tu, with translation MAKEKFERNKPHVNVGTIGHVDHGKTTLTAALTRVCSEVFGSARVDFDKIDSAPEEKARGITINTAHVEYDSSVRHYAHVDCPGHADYVKNMITGAAQMDGAILVCSAADGPMPQTREHILLSRQVGVPYIVVFLNKADMVDDAELLELVEMEVRDLLSTYDFPGDDTPIIIGSALMALNGQDDNEMGTSAVKKLVETLDSYIPEPVRAIDKPFLMPIEDVFSISGRGTVVTGRVERGIVKIQEEIEIVGLRDTTKTTCTGVEMFRKLLDEGRAGENCGVLLRGTKRDDVERGQVLAKPGTIKPHTKFEAEVYVLSKEEGGRHTPFFKGYRPQFYFRTTDVTGSCELPEGVEMVMPGDNVKMVVTLIKPIAMEDGLRFAIREGGRTVGAGVVAKIVE
- a CDS encoding SPOR domain-containing protein; the protein is MRWLFLLLLVLNLFYYVWHQQQAPLRAKEVEPMAQYRGAQQDIRLLSESGREGVRREVPDAAVSAATETCLFLGSFQQDSAAREVEQRLMSLDIGAEVKAVDAAAGLDYWVYLAPLASRQASLRQLKELQARKIDSYIITQGDLANGISLGIFPRSDSAQSVMQRLRDAGYEPLLRELTRAQRSFWVRIAPQSRRLADDVLLQQLASDFKNLQHQLMPCEGVATDR